A stretch of the Pantoea deleyi genome encodes the following:
- a CDS encoding thermostable hemolysin, with protein MRITPECSLKWVAGASQVNIATDFIRDHYSHHFDARLTVLMPWILMLCDGEDNLLAACGVMPASQGPMFLEQYLDKPAEASLPEHGFTSVHRNSIVEAGNFAAVDGAAARVMYAAVCLLLNAYRYQYIMFTGTQKIRNIFARLHLSPVCISMADHARVAGGEATWGRYYQHRPQVMAGDLAGGQKALAGSSLLLNLFGELPPAPWDVQQENLRHAH; from the coding sequence ATGAGAATCACGCCGGAATGTTCGCTGAAATGGGTCGCAGGTGCGTCACAGGTCAATATCGCCACCGATTTTATACGCGACCACTATTCACACCATTTTGATGCCCGACTGACGGTTCTGATGCCGTGGATTCTGATGCTCTGTGACGGAGAGGATAATCTGCTGGCCGCCTGTGGCGTGATGCCAGCGTCCCAGGGCCCGATGTTTCTTGAGCAGTATCTGGACAAACCGGCGGAGGCGAGCCTGCCTGAACACGGGTTCACCAGCGTCCATCGCAACAGCATCGTCGAAGCCGGCAACTTTGCGGCGGTTGATGGGGCGGCTGCCCGCGTCATGTATGCCGCCGTCTGCCTGCTGCTTAACGCCTATCGCTATCAGTACATCATGTTCACGGGCACCCAGAAGATCCGCAACATCTTCGCCAGGCTCCATCTGTCACCCGTGTGCATTTCGATGGCCGACCACGCCAGAGTGGCAGGCGGAGAAGCCACATGGGGGCGCTACTACCAGCACCGGCCTCAGGTCATGGCGGGCGATCTCGCTGGCGGACAGAAAGCGCTGGCAGGCAGTTCGCTGCTTCTCAATCTTTTTGGTGAATTACCCCCGGCCCCCTGGGACGTGCAGCAGGAGAACCTTCGTCATGCTCATTGA
- a CDS encoding cytochrome b/b6 domain-containing protein, with the protein MLKTLLRSLPHDYAPFFRGLHISIALLIALQIINSDFIDADALSESGWPALMTWWHALSGALLLILGLILLAWMIGQRGIRWYFSWAFVDFRQINADIRQLMQFTLPESSRGSIAATVQGLGVAALLLVAASGSAWFAAERLLPSLALYSGLFLHWHKFLTTFIETYFYAHGLMGVAHMFLRNKKQTADLRSAE; encoded by the coding sequence ATGCTTAAGACTTTACTCAGATCTCTGCCGCATGATTACGCCCCTTTTTTTCGTGGCCTTCATATTTCCATTGCGCTGTTGATCGCACTGCAGATCATCAATTCAGACTTTATCGACGCCGATGCTCTGAGCGAATCGGGCTGGCCGGCGCTGATGACCTGGTGGCATGCCCTCTCCGGTGCACTGCTGCTGATCCTGGGCCTGATCCTGCTGGCCTGGATGATCGGGCAGCGAGGCATCAGATGGTACTTCAGCTGGGCGTTCGTCGATTTCAGGCAGATCAACGCCGATATCCGTCAGCTGATGCAGTTCACTTTACCGGAATCCTCCCGCGGCAGTATCGCCGCCACGGTACAGGGACTGGGCGTCGCCGCCCTGCTGTTGGTTGCGGCGTCAGGCAGCGCATGGTTTGCCGCAGAAAGGTTGCTGCCCTCGCTGGCGCTCTATTCGGGGCTGTTTCTGCACTGGCATAAATTCCTGACCACCTTCATTGAAACGTACTTTTATGCACATGGGCTGATGGGCGTTGCGCATATGTTCCTGCGCAATAAAAAACAGACCGCTGATTTACGCTCCGCAGAGTAA
- a CDS encoding methyl-accepting chemotaxis protein: protein MKQHKKMKLSVMLNAAFLTVILMGVFVTAFAGFKLNTASDQQKLTRARLTDLQTLQTLKDNLTQQTALLLSVSPETQPQVKTQFFDLQSNSDNTIAHFRTLINGAKSIPGINLAEVDEASGNLKKIEDAAGPLNQAAQTLFSADAAAFPARLREGLIPVVEQYRVAVNGMVDYQARVTGKTAETSSEALSGVYMTLAALTTLFVIMGFVMSALITRRIKSQLGGEPSHAQHLAAAIAAGDLTTAVTLRKGDSASLMASLDSMQTNLRDLVSHIKDASASVAMAADEISQGNTELSSRTEQQAAALQETAASIEQLTATVKSNTATAQQTAESARETASLARSGENDMHRMSDTMNDISNSATKVRDITSVIEGIAFQTNILALNAAVEAARAGEQGRGFAVVAGEVRTLAQRSATAARDIKSLIEEAVAQVESGVEVANGTGKSILQINAMVGKLADAMDNISLASAEQMQGISQVSIAVNQMDGVTQNNAALVEESSTASQSLSAQAHSLRETVNAFRI from the coding sequence ATGAAACAGCACAAAAAAATGAAGTTAAGCGTCATGCTCAATGCCGCATTTCTGACCGTTATTCTGATGGGGGTTTTTGTGACCGCCTTTGCCGGATTTAAACTTAATACGGCCAGCGATCAGCAGAAATTAACGCGTGCGCGACTGACCGACCTTCAGACGCTCCAGACACTTAAAGATAACTTAACGCAGCAGACGGCACTTTTATTGTCCGTTTCTCCAGAGACGCAGCCGCAGGTGAAAACGCAGTTTTTTGATCTGCAGTCAAACAGCGACAATACGATTGCGCATTTTCGTACGCTGATTAACGGCGCGAAAAGCATCCCCGGAATCAACCTGGCCGAGGTGGATGAAGCCTCCGGAAATTTAAAGAAAATTGAAGATGCCGCGGGGCCGCTGAATCAGGCTGCGCAGACCCTCTTCAGCGCCGATGCGGCCGCTTTCCCGGCCAGGCTTCGCGAGGGATTGATCCCGGTGGTTGAGCAATACCGGGTTGCCGTGAATGGCATGGTGGATTATCAGGCGAGGGTAACGGGCAAGACCGCGGAAACCTCCAGTGAGGCGTTATCGGGCGTTTATATGACGCTCGCGGCCCTGACGACGCTGTTTGTGATAATGGGCTTTGTGATGAGTGCCCTGATTACGCGCCGGATCAAGTCTCAGCTGGGCGGTGAGCCTTCGCATGCGCAGCACCTGGCCGCCGCCATTGCCGCTGGCGATCTCACGACCGCCGTCACCCTGCGTAAAGGAGACAGCGCCAGCCTGATGGCGTCGCTGGATAGCATGCAGACCAATCTGCGCGATCTGGTGTCACACATCAAAGACGCGTCCGCTTCTGTCGCGATGGCCGCAGATGAGATCTCTCAGGGCAATACCGAACTCTCTTCACGCACCGAGCAGCAGGCGGCCGCGCTGCAGGAGACGGCCGCCAGTATCGAGCAGCTGACCGCGACGGTGAAGAGTAACACCGCCACGGCGCAGCAGACGGCGGAGTCAGCCCGCGAAACCGCCTCCCTGGCGCGCTCCGGTGAAAACGATATGCACCGGATGTCAGACACGATGAACGATATCTCCAACAGCGCGACAAAAGTCAGAGACATTACCTCGGTGATTGAGGGTATCGCCTTCCAGACCAACATCCTGGCGCTTAACGCGGCGGTGGAAGCCGCGCGCGCAGGCGAACAGGGGCGCGGTTTTGCAGTGGTGGCGGGTGAAGTCCGCACGCTGGCGCAGCGCAGTGCAACTGCGGCCAGAGATATCAAGAGTCTGATTGAAGAGGCGGTGGCGCAGGTTGAAAGTGGGGTGGAAGTGGCTAACGGAACCGGTAAAAGCATCCTGCAGATTAACGCGATGGTCGGCAAACTGGCGGATGCGATGGATAACATCTCGCTGGCCTCTGCTGAGCAGATGCAGGGGATTTCACAGGTCAGCATTGCGGTGAATCAGATGGATGGGGTGACGCAGAACAATGCCGCGCTGGTAGAGGAGTCCTCGACCGCATCCCAGTCGCTTTCTGCCCAGGCTCACTCTTTACGCGAAACCGTTAACGCTTTCCGTATCTGA
- a CDS encoding YkvA family protein, giving the protein MLVAAYAVSPGDLIPDFIPVIGLPDDLIPVPLRIMMVVHLVPEKVMRGHRKTVAQVTRHPISRITAGILILLWGLCATLLVRARLSCDPACTPSLSLTARAGTPYSPTSVICFFSVSAL; this is encoded by the coding sequence ATGCTGGTGGCGGCTTATGCCGTCTCACCTGGTGATCTGATCCCCGACTTTATCCCGGTGATCGGCCTGCCTGATGATCTGATTCCTGTGCCATTGAGGATCATGATGGTGGTGCATCTTGTTCCTGAAAAGGTGATGCGTGGACATCGGAAAACCGTCGCTCAGGTCACCAGGCATCCGATCAGTCGCATAACGGCTGGCATCCTTATACTGCTGTGGGGGCTGTGTGCCACGCTGCTGGTCAGGGCCCGGTTGTCATGCGATCCGGCCTGCACGCCCAGCCTCAGCCTGACGGCCCGTGCGGGAACGCCTTACAGTCCGACCAGCGTGATCTGCTTCTTCAGCGTCAGCGCCTTATAG
- the cybB gene encoding cytochrome b561, producing the protein MLKKYKGSQILFHWLTVLLIIVAYATIELRWMAEKGTWQRNAVMITHFSAGFCVLILMIARLWLRARSKTPPITPPVARWQTGISHLVHTLIYALFVVLPILGLTSRYLRGKEWALFGINMPVATMPDPATASMLIDWHETLAPMGYWLIGLHALAALFHHYFLRDDTLRRMMP; encoded by the coding sequence ATGCTGAAGAAATACAAAGGTTCACAGATACTTTTTCACTGGCTGACGGTCCTGTTAATCATTGTGGCGTACGCCACAATCGAGCTGCGCTGGATGGCAGAGAAGGGCACCTGGCAGCGTAATGCGGTGATGATCACGCACTTTTCGGCCGGGTTCTGCGTGCTGATCCTGATGATTGCCCGCCTCTGGCTGCGCGCCAGGAGCAAGACACCGCCGATCACGCCGCCCGTTGCGCGCTGGCAGACCGGCATTTCCCATCTGGTTCACACCCTGATCTATGCACTTTTTGTGGTCCTGCCCATTCTGGGGCTGACCTCTCGCTACCTGCGGGGCAAAGAGTGGGCGCTGTTTGGGATCAACATGCCGGTTGCGACCATGCCCGATCCGGCCACGGCCAGTATGCTGATCGACTGGCACGAAACCCTCGCCCCGATGGGCTACTGGCTGATTGGTCTGCATGCGCTGGCGGCGCTGTTCCATCACTATTTCCTGCGGGATGACACGCTGCGCAGGATGATGCCTTGA
- a CDS encoding DUF3147 family protein: MVWLIAKYAVTAFMVVLISEVAKRSDRLGGLIAALPLVTLLVLIWMKLEGQSAEKITAHAWYTFWYVVPTLPMFILFPFIYPRFGFWLTLLFSSAVTVILFVLWALLLKRFGVVLM, from the coding sequence ATGGTCTGGCTGATAGCGAAATATGCAGTGACAGCCTTTATGGTCGTGCTGATTTCAGAGGTGGCAAAGCGCAGTGACCGGCTGGGCGGGCTGATCGCGGCCCTGCCGCTGGTTACGCTGCTGGTGCTGATCTGGATGAAGCTGGAAGGGCAGTCGGCGGAAAAGATTACGGCTCATGCGTGGTACACCTTCTGGTATGTGGTGCCGACGCTGCCGATGTTCATTCTGTTTCCCTTTATCTATCCCCGTTTTGGCTTCTGGCTGACGCTGCTGTTCTCCAGCGCGGTCACGGTCATCCTGTTCGTGCTCTGGGCGCTGCTTCTGAAACGTTTTGGCGTCGTCCTGATGTAA
- a CDS encoding DUF1345 domain-containing protein, producing the protein MPTTLTSTLYSRLRLLLSISAGLVCYFLLSDRLGQMQRLLIGWNVWAWLYLCILWIRMLRTDAAGIRRIAQQQDQSAALVLGMVIVACVVSMVAILSELPALKSLTGTPRLMHLLLTALTLIASWAMLPTAFAMHYAHQHYLYRSSDLTPLIFPEKKANPGYWDFLYFSFTIAVASQTADVATGTTAMRRLALLQSVISFIFNLAILGLSVNVGAGLLN; encoded by the coding sequence ATGCCGACAACATTGACCTCGACGCTCTATTCCCGCTTACGTCTGCTGCTCTCCATTTCCGCCGGCCTGGTTTGCTATTTTTTACTCTCCGATCGGCTCGGGCAGATGCAGCGTCTGCTCATCGGCTGGAACGTCTGGGCCTGGCTCTACCTCTGCATTCTCTGGATCCGCATGCTGCGGACGGATGCAGCCGGGATCCGGCGTATCGCTCAGCAGCAGGATCAGAGCGCCGCGCTGGTGCTGGGGATGGTTATCGTGGCGTGCGTGGTCAGTATGGTGGCGATTCTGAGTGAGCTTCCGGCGCTCAAGTCGCTGACCGGCACGCCGCGCCTGATGCATCTGCTGCTGACCGCACTGACGCTGATTGCCTCCTGGGCCATGCTGCCCACGGCGTTTGCGATGCACTATGCTCATCAGCACTACCTTTACCGCAGCAGCGATCTTACGCCGCTGATTTTCCCTGAGAAAAAGGCAAATCCCGGCTACTGGGATTTCCTCTACTTCTCGTTCACCATCGCGGTGGCGTCGCAGACGGCAGACGTCGCCACCGGCACGACCGCGATGCGCAGACTGGCGCTGCTGCAGTCCGTGATCTCGTTTATTTTTAACCTGGCGATTCTGGGTCTGTCGGTGAATGTGGGGGCCGGATTGCTGAATTAG
- the fetA gene encoding iron efflux ABC transporter ATP-binding subunit FetA: MDRGLPLLDAQAIAFSAGERQLLQPISLQLYPADKILLTGPSGSGKSTLLKILASLMAPTSGQIFFSGSDITTLAPEAYRQQVSYCFQTPQLFGQTVYDNLALPWQVRHQKPPRDTLVSALESVNLAATMLDKPVEQLSGGEKQRVGLLRNLQFMPQVLLLDEVTSALDDENRQAVLALIDRVATEHQVAVVRISHDVQDIDQAAQVLRLAPQKKENARESA; the protein is encoded by the coding sequence ATGGACAGAGGCTTGCCCCTGCTGGATGCGCAGGCGATCGCTTTTTCCGCTGGCGAGCGCCAGCTTCTGCAACCGATCTCTTTACAGTTATACCCGGCCGATAAGATCTTACTGACCGGCCCCTCCGGCAGCGGCAAAAGCACCCTGCTGAAGATCCTGGCTTCACTGATGGCGCCGACCTCCGGACAGATTTTTTTCAGCGGCAGTGACATTACCACGCTGGCGCCGGAGGCCTATCGCCAGCAGGTTTCATACTGTTTTCAGACTCCGCAGCTCTTCGGGCAGACGGTGTATGACAATCTGGCGCTGCCCTGGCAGGTTCGCCATCAGAAGCCCCCGCGCGACACGCTGGTCAGCGCGCTGGAGAGCGTCAACCTGGCCGCCACGATGCTGGACAAACCGGTTGAACAGCTCTCCGGCGGCGAGAAACAGCGCGTGGGTCTGCTGCGCAATCTGCAGTTTATGCCGCAGGTGCTGCTGCTGGATGAGGTGACCAGCGCGCTGGATGACGAGAACAGACAGGCCGTGCTTGCCCTGATCGACCGCGTTGCCACGGAGCATCAGGTCGCCGTGGTGCGCATCAGTCATGATGTTCAGGACATTGACCAGGCGGCGCAGGTGCTCCGTCTGGCACCGCAGAAAAAGGAGAATGCGCGTGAATCAGCATGA
- the fetB gene encoding iron efflux ABC transporter permease subunit FetB → MNQHDISDTSLLLSLSLVIIALLISQKEKLGMSKDIIWSVCRAIVQLVIVGFVLKSIFDVNNDWLTVLMVLFICVNAAINARKRGRDIGNAFGIAFAAIFSGTVITLAILVLSGAIAFVPMQVIPISGMIAGNAMVAVGLCFTSLHQRFRDNHQKIMEMLSLGAPVKLASKRIIADTIRTAMIPTVDAAKTVGLVSLPGMMSGLIFAGIDPLKAIKYQIMVTFMLTGTASLSTIIAVWLSYRRFYNDRAQLKITHPLDR, encoded by the coding sequence GTGAATCAGCATGATATCAGTGACACCTCGCTGTTGCTGTCACTGAGTCTGGTCATCATTGCCTTGCTGATCAGTCAGAAAGAAAAGCTCGGCATGAGCAAGGATATTATCTGGAGTGTCTGCCGGGCAATCGTACAGCTGGTGATCGTCGGCTTTGTACTGAAGTCGATTTTCGATGTGAACAACGACTGGCTCACCGTGCTGATGGTGCTGTTTATCTGCGTCAACGCCGCAATCAACGCCCGCAAACGGGGACGGGATATCGGAAACGCTTTTGGCATCGCGTTTGCGGCGATTTTCAGCGGCACGGTGATAACCCTCGCGATTCTGGTACTGAGCGGTGCGATAGCCTTCGTGCCGATGCAGGTCATTCCCATCTCCGGCATGATCGCGGGTAATGCGATGGTCGCCGTCGGGCTCTGCTTTACCAGTCTGCATCAGCGTTTCCGGGATAATCATCAGAAAATTATGGAGATGCTGAGCCTGGGCGCCCCGGTGAAACTGGCCTCGAAGCGCATTATCGCGGACACCATCCGCACCGCCATGATCCCGACCGTGGATGCGGCGAAGACGGTCGGGCTGGTCAGCCTGCCAGGGATGATGTCGGGTCTGATTTTTGCGGGTATCGATCCGCTTAAGGCCATCAAATACCAGATCATGGTGACCTTTATGCTGACAGGCACCGCCAGTCTCTCCACCATCATCGCCGTCTGGTTATCTTACCGGCGCTTTTACAACGACAGGGCGCAGCTGAAAATCACCCACCCCCTGGATCGGTAA
- a CDS encoding ATP-binding protein has protein sequence MKRRGLSQQLNWLIIRVTLYSFVTSFATYTLAPTVIGLFSGELLPPDLDIGTTSDWLTMLVSTLLTIAVSVFFSARFARQMVVPLESLTHSAKRVAEGDLSARASEGAIEIGEIDALVKDFNRMAAALENLSQNSQTWNAAIAHELRTPVTILRGRLQGLADGIFAPDQKLFVSLIHQTEGLTRLIEDLRTLSLAQSGHLHMHYERVNIHSEIESLAELVRADFKASHHSLVLKVTPATIECDASRFRQVLLAFLENARRYAVPGIVMIACEQDADGVVVHIDDEGPGIDPAFALTVWDAFVRTDDSRSRQSGGTGLGLAVVKAIVLALGGSVTCSRNALAGTRFSFWLPATRPGVIAAGEE, from the coding sequence ATGAAACGCCGGGGGCTCAGCCAGCAGCTGAACTGGCTGATTATCAGGGTCACGCTCTATTCATTCGTGACCTCCTTTGCCACCTACACGCTCGCGCCAACCGTCATCGGCCTGTTTTCGGGTGAGCTGCTGCCGCCCGATCTGGATATTGGCACCACCAGCGACTGGCTTACGATGCTGGTCTCCACGCTGCTGACCATCGCCGTCTCCGTTTTCTTCTCTGCCCGCTTCGCGCGTCAGATGGTCGTGCCACTGGAATCCCTGACGCATAGTGCGAAACGGGTGGCGGAAGGCGACCTGAGTGCGCGCGCCAGCGAAGGTGCCATAGAGATTGGCGAGATAGATGCGCTGGTCAAAGACTTCAACCGCATGGCGGCCGCGCTGGAGAATCTGTCGCAGAACAGCCAGACCTGGAACGCCGCCATTGCCCATGAACTACGCACGCCGGTGACGATACTGCGCGGACGGCTTCAGGGCCTGGCGGACGGTATCTTCGCGCCCGATCAGAAGCTCTTCGTCAGTCTGATCCATCAGACTGAGGGCCTGACGCGCCTGATTGAAGATCTGAGAACCCTGAGTCTGGCGCAGTCGGGCCATCTGCACATGCATTATGAGCGTGTGAACATCCACAGTGAGATCGAGTCGCTGGCTGAACTGGTCAGGGCGGATTTCAAAGCCAGTCACCACTCATTGGTGCTCAAAGTCACGCCGGCGACGATCGAGTGCGATGCCTCACGCTTCAGGCAGGTGCTGCTGGCCTTTCTGGAGAATGCCCGCCGTTATGCTGTGCCGGGCATCGTGATGATCGCCTGCGAGCAGGACGCAGACGGGGTTGTGGTGCATATCGACGACGAAGGCCCCGGCATCGATCCGGCGTTTGCGCTTACCGTCTGGGATGCCTTCGTCCGTACCGATGATTCCCGGTCGCGTCAGAGCGGCGGCACCGGGCTGGGGCTGGCGGTGGTGAAGGCCATTGTGCTGGCGCTGGGCGGGTCCGTCACCTGCAGCCGTAACGCACTGGCAGGCACCCGATTTTCATTCTGGCTGCCCGCCACCAGACCTGGCGTGATAGCGGCTGGCGAGGAATAA
- a CDS encoding response regulator: MNNSDILIVEDDPEIAAILTAYLQNSGYSVSHAENGALALSRYATAAPQLIILDVRMPVMDGWQVLAEIRRRGDTPIIMLTANDDDVDKLSALRIGADDYVVKPFNPAEVVARVQAVLRRTQVATRSDDVLSSRSLSVNVQQHSVTLKPEGIDIAPRLTTTEFRLIAHFVREPARVFSRDELLEACFPEGDTLPRTVDSHISKLRRKLEDAGVSGLLQNVRGFGYRLGEGK, encoded by the coding sequence ATGAACAACAGCGATATTTTAATCGTCGAAGATGATCCGGAGATAGCCGCCATTCTGACCGCCTATCTGCAGAATAGCGGCTATAGCGTCAGCCATGCGGAAAACGGTGCCCTGGCGCTGAGCCGTTACGCGACCGCTGCGCCGCAGCTGATCATCCTGGACGTCCGTATGCCGGTGATGGATGGCTGGCAGGTGCTGGCGGAGATCCGTCGGCGCGGCGACACGCCGATCATTATGCTGACGGCGAACGACGATGACGTGGATAAACTCTCTGCGCTGCGCATTGGTGCCGATGATTATGTGGTTAAGCCGTTCAATCCCGCCGAGGTGGTGGCGCGGGTGCAGGCCGTCCTGCGCCGCACACAGGTGGCGACCCGTTCAGACGATGTTCTGTCCAGCCGATCCCTCTCAGTGAACGTGCAGCAGCACAGCGTCACCCTCAAACCCGAAGGTATCGACATCGCTCCCCGCCTCACCACAACCGAGTTCCGGCTGATCGCCCATTTTGTGCGTGAGCCTGCGCGGGTTTTCAGCCGGGATGAACTGCTGGAAGCCTGCTTTCCAGAGGGCGACACCCTGCCGCGAACGGTAGACAGCCACATCAGTAAGTTACGCAGGAAACTCGAAGACGCCGGGGTATCCGGACTGCTGCAGAACGTGCGCGGTTTTGGCTATCGCCTGGGAGAGGGGAAATGA